A stretch of DNA from Streptomyces sp. NBC_01197:
GAGACCGACCGGATCACGGCAGTCGGGGTACAGGTCTTCCTGCGGGCGTACGGCCGCTGATCCGGTGCGGGGGCGGCTCGGTCCGTACGGCGCTCACAGGTCCGCTGTGACCACCTCCACCGTGACGCCGTCGCGTGCGGAAGTCCGCGCGGCCTCGATGACGGCCAGCGTCGCCGCCGCCTCGTCTGCCGTGACCGGCGGCCGGCCGCCGTCGCGCAGGGCCTTCGCGACACCCGCGTAGTACGCCGGGTAATCGCCGGGCACGGTCGGTACGGGCGAACCGCCGCCGGTCAGCGGGGACTCACCGGCGCCGATGCGGCCCCACAGCGACTCGGGCTCCTCGCCCCAGTGCTCCGTGGTCGCGGGTCGCGCGCCCTCGCGCAGCGCCGCCTCCTGGGGGTCGAGCCCGTGCTTCACATAGCCGGCGGCCGAGCCGAGTACCCGGAAGCGCGGGCCGAGCTGCGCGGTGGTGGCGGAGGCGTACAGATGGGAACGGACGCCGTTCGCATGGGTGATGGCGATGAACGTGTCGTCGTCGGCGCGTGCGCCGGGGCGGCGGACGTCCGACTCCGCGTACACCCGGACCGCCGGGCCGAAGAGGACCAGCGCCTGGTCGACGATGTGGCTGCCGAGGTCGTAGAGGAGCCCGCCGATCTCCGCCGGGTCGCCGGATTCGCGCCAGCCGCCCTTGAGCTGCGGGCGCCACCGCTCGAAGCGGGACTCGAAGCGCTGAACGTCGCCCAGTCTTCCGTCGGCGATCAGCCCCCGCAGAGTCAGGAAGTCGTTGTCCCAGCGGCGGTTCTGGAAGACGGAGAGCAGCAGCCCGCGTTCATCGGCGAGCGCGGCCAGCTCGCGGGCCTCGGCGGCCGTGCCCGCGAGCGGCTTGTCCACGACGACCGGCAGCCCGGCCTCGATCGCGGCGGTCGCGAGCGGCACATGCGTCCGGTTCGGGGACGCGATCACGACCAGATCCAGCTCGTCCGCGTACGGCCGGAGTTCGCCCGGGGCGCCGGCGAACCGGACGCCGGGGAACTCGGCGCGCGCCTGCTCCCGGCGCTCCTCGTCCGAGGTGACGATCGTGTCGAGAACCAGGCCGTCGGTGGCCGAGATCAGCGGTGCGTGGAAGACGGAACCCGCGAGGCCGTAGCCGACGAGTCCGACGCGGAGCGGGGCTGCAGTCATGCGAACCACTTAAGCAACGGTGTTTCCAAAGTGCAAGTGTGCCGCACAATGGGGGCGTGAACAGGAGTGAAACCGCCGGGTCCGGCGCCAATCTGCCCGCGCTGCGCAGCCACAACGCGGCGCTCGTGCTCGAACTGCTGCGTACGGCGGGGCAGGCCGGAATCAGCCGCCTGGAACTCGCCGAGCGGACCGGCCTCACCCCGCAGGCCGTCAGCAAGATCACCGCCCGGCTGCGGGCGGACGGTTTCGCGGCGGAGGCGGGCCGCCGTGCCTCCACGGGGGGCAAGCCGCGCACGGTACTGAGGCTGGTGCCGGGCGCCGCGTACGCGGTCGGGCTGCATCTGGACCGGGACCGGGTGAGCGCGGTGCTGGTGGACCTGGCGGGGGCGGTCGTCGCCGACCGGAGTGCGGAACTGGACTTCGGGGCGGGCGCCGACGCGGTGGCCGGGGCGGCGGCCGATGTGGTGTCCCGGGTGGTGGCCGACGGGGTGGCGGGCGCGGGCGGTGCGGACCCCGTCGGCGGTCACCGGGCCCCGGTCCTCGGCGTCGGGGCCGCCGCCCCCGGCCCCCTCGACCACGACACCGGGGTGCTGCGCCGGGTCACCGGATTCCCGCAGTGGGACGGCTATCCGCTGCGCGACGCGCTCGCGGAACGGCTCGGCCTGCCCGTCGTCCTCGACAAGGACACCAACGCGGCCGCCCTCGGCCTGGCGTTGCGCGGACCCGGCGACTCGTTCGCCTATCTGCATCTCGGGACCGGGCTCGGCGCCGGTCTGGTGCTCGGGGGCGCGCTCTACCGGGGGCCGCGCACCGGCGCCGGGGAGTTCGGACACCAGACCGTGCAGCTCGACGGCCCGCCGTGCGGTTGCGGCGGCCGGGGCTGTGTCGAGGCGCTCTGCCTGGCCGCCGTCGCCGGGGGCGACCACGCCGCCGCCGCCCGCTTCCTCGGCGTCGGCACGGCCAATCTCGTACGGCTGCTCGACGTCGACCGGGTGCTGCTCGGCGGCCGTACGGTGGACGCCGCCCCGGACGTCTTCGTACGGGGTGTGGGCGCGGTACTCGCCGAGCGGGCCCGGCACGCGGGCGGCGGGGAGGCGGTCCCGGTGGAGGTGGCGGGTGGTGGGCGGCGGCTCGTCGCCGAGGGGGCGGCGCAACTGGCGCTGGCCCCGGTGTTCGGGCACTTCGGGCGGGCGGCGGTGCCGTTCAACGCCCGCCGGACCTGAGGAGGCCCGGACCTGCGCCGAACTGGAGGACGTCGGACCTGAGGACGTCGGACCTGAGGACGTCGGACCTGATGACAATGGGCTGATCGGGCGGGAGGGTACGGGGCATTCGGCGGTACGCGGTCGTGGCGGACCAGGCCGGACGGGGCGGTGCGGTTCGGTGTACGAGCCCGGACCTACGCGATCAGCAAAGGCGTCCCCCATGCGACTGCGCAGTGCGCTCTGCACCGGAGCGGCCCCGGCCGCCGCCACCTCTGCTCTGGCCTCGCTGCTGCTGCTCGCGGCCGCACAGCCGGCCACCGCGCAGGCCCCGGCTGTCCGGGACGGAGCCGTCCGGGACGGAGCCGCCTCCGCGCCCGCCTGCGCCGACCGGGACGGTTCCGCCTTCCCCGTCGAGGCCAGGATCCACGGCGGTCCGACCTCATACGTGCCCGGTGGCGCGTACGACACCTGGTCGCTCGAACTGACCAACACCTCCGACGGCGACTGCCGGGACATCCACCCGGTCGTGGTCCTCGTCGACCGGGGCAGGAAACTGCGGGACCCCCAGATCCAGCTGGAGTTCAACGACCCCGCCGCACACCGCTGGCGGCCCGTGCCCTTCACGACCACCGACGAGGACGAGCACATCGGCCCGTTCGGGGACGGGGCCGACGCGGTCGACAAGGCTGCCGGGGCCGACGGGACCGACAAGGCAGACGGGGCCGGCGGGTTCGACGTTCCGGCGGGCCGGACGGTCTCCGTCCCGGTCCGGCTCGCGTTCGCCGATGGCACCACCCCGGACGACGTCACCGCCAACGCCGCCGTCGTCCGGCGGCACGGCGACGACGGTGACTGGGTCGGGGAGTCCAGCGACTACCGCTTCACCATCACCGGCGCCCCGCCCGCCGACCCCACCAGGACGGACGTCCCCGGCGAGCGCGTCCCCGGCGAGCGCATTCCGGGCCGTGACCACAACGGGGACATCGGAGGCCGGATCGGTGTCGGCCCCGAAGTCGGCCCCCGTAACGGCGCCCACCGTTTCGTCGGTGAGCTCGCCAGGACCGGCTCGCACCGGCTGCGCACACTGGGCACCATCGCCTGCACCTGTGTCCTGCTGGGCGCGGCCCTGGTCGTGGGATCACGGCGTCCGAGGATCCAACGCCGCCGGTAGCAGCACCACTCCCGGCAGCGGCAGCCGCCACCACCGCCGTGGCGTGCCCGTTCACCCGGATCTGGGACCATCGCCCCGTGGACTACCCGCACGGCCAGGCACCTGGCGCACCGATCCGCTCCGGCATCCCGGAGCACGGCCGCATCCCCAAGTACTACGCGGTCAAGGCCCATGTCTCGCTGCTCATGGAGGAGTTGGGCGAGGGCGAAGCGCTGCCCACCGAGCGCGATCTGGCCGTACGGTACGAGGTGTCCCGCGAGACCGTACGGCAGGCGCTGCGCGAACTGGTCCTGGAGGGGCGGCTACGGCGGCAGGGGCGGGGGACCGTCATCGCGGGGCCCAAGCTCGAACAGCCGCTGTCGCTCGCGAGTTACACCGAGGGCGTGCGCCGCCAGGGCCGGACCCCCGGGCGCCATCTCATCTCGCTGGACCGTTTCCCCTGCCCCGACGCGCTCGCCGCCGAGACCGGGCTCGGCCGGGGCGAACCGGTCTGGCATCTGGAGCGGGTGCTGCTCGCGGACGACGAACGGGTCGGACTGGAGAGCACCTATGTCGCGGTGGCCCGAGTTCCTTCTCTGGACAGTGAGTTCGACCCCGACTCCTCCTTCTACGGCTTCCTCCGCGACCGGCTGGGCATCGGCTTCGGTGACGCCGACGAGCGGATCGAGACGGTCCTGGCCACCCCGCGCGAGGCGCTGCTCATCGGGACACCGCCCGCGCTGCCGATGCTGCTGATCCACCGGATCTCCCGTGACACGGAGGGGTTGCCCCTGGAGCGCGTACGGACGCTCTACCGGGGCGACCGGTTCAGCTTCACCACCCGCCTCGCCTCGGGCTGACCCGGGAGGGGGTCGGACCGGAGACCATTTTCATAACAGAAAGATAACGGGTCTAGTCCAGTCTTGCGGGGCTGTTCACCGTGCCGTTGCCCCCGGGTCGGCGCCGGGACACCAGCCCCCAGCAGCGTTGCCGTCGTGAGAGTCATCGTCGTAGGAGCTGGCGTGGTGGGAACCATGCACGCCTGGCACGCAGTGGAACGCGGCCACGAGGTCGTACAGATCGAGCGCGAGACCGAGGCGCGGGGCGCCTCGCTCCGTAACTTCGGGCAGGTGTGGGTCAGCGGGCGGGCCGGCGGGGAGGAGCTGGCGACCGCGCTGCGTGCCCGGGAGCTGTGGGAGGAGATCGGCGAGCGGGTGCCGGGCATCGGCTTCCGCGCCACCGGGTCGCTCACCCCCGTGCGGAACGCCCTGGAACGGGACGTCGCTGAGGCCGCGTTGAAGCGGGACGACGCGGCGGCCCGCGGGTACCGGATGCTGACCCCGCAGGAGGCCCGCGAGATCAACCCGGCCCTCCGGGGTGAGTTCGAGGCGGCCCTGTGGTGCGGGCAGGACGCGGCCGTGGAGCCGCGCACCGCCCAGCTGGAGCTGAAGAAGGCCCTGCCGGCGTCCGGGAGGTACACCTACCTCGGCGGACGGGAGGTCCGTGCGGTTGTCGGGACCGGCTCGGTGCGCGACGACCACGGCGATGTGCACACCGGCGACCTCGTCGTCCTGTGCACCGGCGCCTGGCTCGGCGGTCTGGTACGCGAACTCGCCCCCGAGCTGCCGGTCCGGCGGGTCCGCCTCCAGATGATGCAGACCGAGTCGCTCGGCGAGCGCCTCACCACGTCCGTGGCCGACGCCGACTCCTTCCGCTACTACCCGGCGTACGCCTCCGAGGCCCTCGACGCGCTCAACGCGCGGCAGGCCCAGGACCCGGTGGCCGCCGAGCACCGGATGCAGCTGCTGATGGTGCAGCGCGCGGACGGCGGGCTGACCATCGGCGACACGCATGAGTACGAGCACCCCTTCGCCTTCGACGTGCGCGAAGAGCCGTACGAGCACGTCGCCCGCGTCGCCGAGTCCTTCCTCGGGCGCCCGCTGCCGAAGATCCGCCACCGCTGGGCCGGGGTGTACGCGCAGTGCACCGACACCACCCGCGTCGTCCACCGCGAGCAGGTGCGCGACGGCGTGTGGCTGGTCACCGGGCCCGGCGGGCGCGGCATGACCTGTTCCCCGGCGATAGCCGAAAAGACCGCGAACGACCTGGGCTGGTGACCGAAGTGACCGAAGTGACCGAAGTGACCGCTGCGAACACTGCGAACTCTGCGAACTCAAACAAACCGATCAACCTCGTGGTGCTGGACATGGCGGGCACCACCGTCGTCGACGGCGGTCTCGTCGAGCGGGCGTTCGCCGCTGCGGCGCGGCGGATGGGCGCCGAGCCCGACGCCATGCTCGGCCATGTCCGGGCCACCATGGGCGAGTCCAAGATCTCCGTCTTCCGGCACCTCTTCGGCGACGAGGAGAAGGCCCGGCAGGCCAACACCGCCTTCGAGGAGGCGTACGGCGAGCTGGTCGGCGCCGGACACGTCGCCCCCGTCCCCGGCGCGCGCGAAGCCATCGAGCGGATGCGGGACGAGGGCCGGACGGTGGTCCTGAGCACCGGTTTCGCCCGGACCACCCAGGACGCGATCCTCGCCGTCCTCGGCTGGCAGGACCTGGTCGAGCTGACGCTCTGCCCGGCCGACGCGGGCGGTCGCGGGCGGCCCTACCCGGACATGGTGCTCGCCGCGTTCCTCCGGACCCGGGCCGTGGACGGAGTGGACCAGCTCGCGATCGCGGGCGACACCTCGTACGACATGCTCAGCGGCGTACGGTCCGGGGCCCGTGTCGTGGCCGGTGTCCTCACCGGCGCCCACGACCGGGGGCAGCTGGAGCGGCACGGCGCCACCCACGTCCTGGATTCGGTCGCCGAACTGCCGGACCTGCTGGCCCGGTTGGTCCCGCCGGTGGAGATATGACCAGCGGCGCCAGTAGCACCAGAGCCACCAGCGGCATCCGCTTCGACGGGGTCTCGGTCGCGTACGGCGCCAAGGGCAGGAGCGGCGGGACCACCGTCCTGGACTCGCTGGACCTGACCGTCGAGCCCGGTGAGGTGATGGCCCTGCTCGGCCCCTCGGGTTCGGGCAAAACCACCGCTCTGCGCGCCGTCGCCGGCTTCGTCCAGCCCTTCGCCGGGCGGGTCCTCATCGACGGCCGCGACGTGACACGACTGCCCCCGCACCGGCGGGGCGTCGGCATGGTCGTCCAGCAGTACGCGCTCTTCCCGCATATGCGCGTCGAGGACAACGTCGCCTTCGGGCTGCGGGCGCAGAAGGTGCCCAAGGGCGAGATCCCGGAGCGCGTCGCCGAAGCGCTCGGGATGACGGGCATGGCCTCCTACGCCAAGCGCTACCCGCGCGAACTCTCCGGCGGCCAGCAGCAGCGCGTGGCCATCGCGCGGGCCCTGGCCATCCGGCCCGGGGTGCTGCTGCTCGACGAGCCGCTCTCCGCACTCGACGCCCAGCTGAGATCCGGGATGCTGGCCGAACTGGCCCGGCTGCACCGTGAGTTGCCCGATGTATCGATCCTGTACGTCACGCACGACCAGGTCGAGGCGCTCACTCTGGCGGACCGTATCGCCGTGATGGACCGCGCCCGGCTCCAGGACTGCGGGACCCCGCAGGAGCTGTACCGGCGCCCCCGCACCGAGTTCACCGCATCCTTCGTCGGCAACGCCAACCTCCTGCCGGTCACGGTACGGAGCGCGGCAGCGGGCTCCGGCGGCGCCGTGGTCTCCTTCGCCGGTACGGAACTGACCGTGACCGGCGCGGACGGCGCCGCCGACGGCGCCACGGCCACCCTGTGCGTACGCCCGCATCTGGTCGCACTCGGCGAGGGCCCGAACGTCCTGCGCGGCAGGATCGCCGAGGTCCAGTGGCGCGGCTCCACCCACCGGCTGCTGGTCGACGTGGACGGCCACCGGGTCAAGGCCGATGTGCGCGAATTGCGCGACACCCCGGCGCTGGGCGACACGGCGACGCTGCACTTCGCCGCCGACGACGCGGTGCTGCTGACAGCGGGCGTGACGGCGGACGGGACGCCGGATGTGACGGCGGACGGGGCTCCGGATGTGACGGCGGACGGGGCTCCGGGTGTGACAGCGGACGGCGTGGCACCGGCGAACAGCGGAGCGGGAGCGTCCGCCGGGGCGGGAGCGTCCGATGGCTAGCACCACCGCTGTCGTGGCGACCGCCCGGACCGCGCCGGCCGCGCCCCGTTCACTGCCCCGCTGTGTCTGGGCGCTGCCGCCCGTCGTCGTGCTGGCGCTGGTCTTCCTCTACCCGCTGGCGCTCGTCGTCCAGCAGTCCTTCACCCTCGACACCGGCGGCACGTCCGTCGCCCCGTACACCCAGGTCTTCGCGTCCGACGCCTTCCGCCGGGCACTGACGACGACCGTCTGGCTGGCCGTCGGCTCCACCGTCGGCTGCCTCGTCCTCGGGTTCGTGCTCGCCGTGGTGATCGCTTTCGTGCCGTTCCCCGGCGGGAAGGCGGTCGCCCGGTTCATCGATGTCTTCCTCTCCTTCCCGTCCTTCCTGATCACGCTCGCGCTGCTCTTCGTCTACGGCTCGGTCGGCATGGCCAACGGCGCCTGGACGGACCTGACCGGCGCGCACCAGGGGCCGTTCCAGTTCCTCACCACTCCGTGGGGCGTACTCCTCGCGGAGATCACCTACTTCACGCCGTTCGTGATGCGGCCGCTGCTCGCGGCCTTCTCCCAGCTCGACACCGCGCAGCTGGAGGTGGCCTCGTCGCTGGGCGCGGGACCGGCCCGGATCGTACGGCGGATCATCCTGCCCGAGGCGCTGCCCGCGCTCGCCGCCGGCGGCAGCCTGGTGCTGGTGATGTGCCTCAACGAGTTCGGCATCGTGCTCTTCACCGGGGCCAAGGGCGTGACGACCCTGCCGATGCTCGTGTACAGCAAGGCGATCCTCGAATCCGACTACCCGGCCGCGTGCGTGGTCGCCGTCGTCAATGTGGCGATCTCCGTCGGGCTCTACTCCCTCTACCGGATGGTGGCGCGCCGTGCTGGTGCATAGCCGTACGGGCAAGTGGACCACCTGGGTCGTCTTCTTCGCCCTCTTCCTGCCCCTGTTCGCCCTGCCGCTCCTGGTGATCCTGCTGGCCTCGTTCGCCACCAACTGGTCGGGGGCACTCCCCTCGGGGGCGACCGTGAGCCATTACGCTGCCGCCACCAGCGGGGACTCCCTTCAGGCCCTCACCACCAGCCTGATCACCGCCGCCTGCGCGAGCGTGCTCGCGCTGACCCTCGGGACGTGGGCGGCGCTCGCCGGCGCCGCACTGAAGAAGCGCGGACGGCGGTTCATGGACGCCCTGTTCATGCTGCCGGTCGCGGTGCCGCCGGTGGTCGTGGGCCTCGCTGTGCTGGTGGCGTTCAGCAAGCCGCCGGTCCTGCTCAACGGCACCTCCACGATCGTGATCCTGGCGCACACCATTCTTGTCACGGCGTTCGCCCACCGGTCGGTCTCGGCTGCCATCCTGCGTCTCGACCCGGTGTACGAGCAGGCCGCGGCCTCGCTGGGGGCCCGCCCCTCATACGTCCTGTGGCGGGTCAGGCTGCCGCTGCTGCTGCCGTCCCTGACAGCGGCGGCCGGGCTCTGCTTCGCCCTGTCGATGGGGGAACTGAGCGCCACGATGATGCTCTACCCGCCCGACTGGACACCGCTTCCCGTCCAGATCTTCGCGACCACCGACCGGGGCTCGCTCTTCACGGGCGCGGCGGTCGCGGTGGTCCTCATGGCGGCGACACTGCTGGTGCTGTCCGGGGTCTCCCGTATCCGGACCAGGGCGTTGTACCGCTGAACCCCCCTGCTCTCAACCTGACTTGACCTGAACTCCGAGGCTGAATACCGAACCCGAACACCGAACCCCGAACTACCCCAGGAGTCACGGAACGTCATGCGCCACTCCATCAAGCCGCTCGCCGCCGTCGCCGGGGCCCTGGTCCTCGCGAGTTCCCTCTCCGCCTGCGGTGGTTCATCCGCGGCGTCCGATGCCAAGGTCGTCACCGTCTACAGTGCCGACGGCCTCAAGGGCGAGAACAACGACGGCTGGTACGACCGGGTCTTCAAGGACTTCCAGAAGCAGACGGGCATCAAGGTCAATTACGTGGAGGGCGGTTCGGGCGAGGTCGTGCAGCGCACGGTCCGCGAGAAGTCCAACACCCAGGCCGACGTCCTTGTCACGCTCCCGCCGTTCATCCAGCAGGCCGACGCCGAGGGGCTGCTCCAGAAGTACACGCCCAAGGGCTCGGACCAGGTCGCCCCGGCCGACAAGGGGGCCGACGGGACCTGGACCTCGGTCGTCAACAACTACTTCGGCTTCATCTACAACAAGAAGGAGCTCAAGACCGCCCCCACCACCTGGGACGAACTGCTCGGCGGTAAGTACAAGAACAAGCTCCAGTACTCCACGCCGGGTGTCGCGGGCGACGGCACCGCCGTGCTCATCAAGGCGATGCACGACTTCGGCTCCAAGCAGGCGGCCATGACATTCCTGGGCAGGCTCCAGGCGAACAACGTCGGCCCGTCCGCTTCGACCGGCAAGCTCGCGCCCAAGGTCGACAAGGGCGAGATCCTGGCCGCCAACGGCGATGTCCAGATGAGCTACGCGCAGTCGAAGACCATGCCGAACCTGGGCATCTGGTTCCCGGCGAAGGCGGGTGGCAAGCCGACCACCTTCGCGCTGCCGTACGCGGCCGGTCTGGTCAGCAAGGCGCCGCACTCGGTGAACGGCAGGAAGCTGCTGGACTTCATGCTCGCCGAGCAGGCCCAGAAGCAGGTCAGCGAGATCAGCGGCGGCTTCTCATCCCGCAAGGACATCAACGCCAGCG
This window harbors:
- a CDS encoding Gfo/Idh/MocA family oxidoreductase, which gives rise to MTAAPLRVGLVGYGLAGSVFHAPLISATDGLVLDTIVTSDEERREQARAEFPGVRFAGAPGELRPYADELDLVVIASPNRTHVPLATAAIEAGLPVVVDKPLAGTAAEARELAALADERGLLLSVFQNRRWDNDFLTLRGLIADGRLGDVQRFESRFERWRPQLKGGWRESGDPAEIGGLLYDLGSHIVDQALVLFGPAVRVYAESDVRRPGARADDDTFIAITHANGVRSHLYASATTAQLGPRFRVLGSAAGYVKHGLDPQEAALREGARPATTEHWGEEPESLWGRIGAGESPLTGGGSPVPTVPGDYPAYYAGVAKALRDGGRPPVTADEAAATLAVIEAARTSARDGVTVEVVTADL
- a CDS encoding ROK family transcriptional regulator, yielding MNRSETAGSGANLPALRSHNAALVLELLRTAGQAGISRLELAERTGLTPQAVSKITARLRADGFAAEAGRRASTGGKPRTVLRLVPGAAYAVGLHLDRDRVSAVLVDLAGAVVADRSAELDFGAGADAVAGAAADVVSRVVADGVAGAGGADPVGGHRAPVLGVGAAAPGPLDHDTGVLRRVTGFPQWDGYPLRDALAERLGLPVVLDKDTNAAALGLALRGPGDSFAYLHLGTGLGAGLVLGGALYRGPRTGAGEFGHQTVQLDGPPCGCGGRGCVEALCLAAVAGGDHAAAARFLGVGTANLVRLLDVDRVLLGGRTVDAAPDVFVRGVGAVLAERARHAGGGEAVPVEVAGGGRRLVAEGAAQLALAPVFGHFGRAAVPFNARRT
- a CDS encoding GntR family transcriptional regulator, with protein sequence MDYPHGQAPGAPIRSGIPEHGRIPKYYAVKAHVSLLMEELGEGEALPTERDLAVRYEVSRETVRQALRELVLEGRLRRQGRGTVIAGPKLEQPLSLASYTEGVRRQGRTPGRHLISLDRFPCPDALAAETGLGRGEPVWHLERVLLADDERVGLESTYVAVARVPSLDSEFDPDSSFYGFLRDRLGIGFGDADERIETVLATPREALLIGTPPALPMLLIHRISRDTEGLPLERVRTLYRGDRFSFTTRLASG
- a CDS encoding TIGR03364 family FAD-dependent oxidoreductase — protein: MRVIVVGAGVVGTMHAWHAVERGHEVVQIERETEARGASLRNFGQVWVSGRAGGEELATALRARELWEEIGERVPGIGFRATGSLTPVRNALERDVAEAALKRDDAAARGYRMLTPQEAREINPALRGEFEAALWCGQDAAVEPRTAQLELKKALPASGRYTYLGGREVRAVVGTGSVRDDHGDVHTGDLVVLCTGAWLGGLVRELAPELPVRRVRLQMMQTESLGERLTTSVADADSFRYYPAYASEALDALNARQAQDPVAAEHRMQLLMVQRADGGLTIGDTHEYEHPFAFDVREEPYEHVARVAESFLGRPLPKIRHRWAGVYAQCTDTTRVVHREQVRDGVWLVTGPGGRGMTCSPAIAEKTANDLGW
- a CDS encoding phosphonatase-like hydrolase, giving the protein MTAANTANSANSNKPINLVVLDMAGTTVVDGGLVERAFAAAARRMGAEPDAMLGHVRATMGESKISVFRHLFGDEEKARQANTAFEEAYGELVGAGHVAPVPGAREAIERMRDEGRTVVLSTGFARTTQDAILAVLGWQDLVELTLCPADAGGRGRPYPDMVLAAFLRTRAVDGVDQLAIAGDTSYDMLSGVRSGARVVAGVLTGAHDRGQLERHGATHVLDSVAELPDLLARLVPPVEI
- a CDS encoding ABC transporter ATP-binding protein, which codes for MTSGASSTRATSGIRFDGVSVAYGAKGRSGGTTVLDSLDLTVEPGEVMALLGPSGSGKTTALRAVAGFVQPFAGRVLIDGRDVTRLPPHRRGVGMVVQQYALFPHMRVEDNVAFGLRAQKVPKGEIPERVAEALGMTGMASYAKRYPRELSGGQQQRVAIARALAIRPGVLLLDEPLSALDAQLRSGMLAELARLHRELPDVSILYVTHDQVEALTLADRIAVMDRARLQDCGTPQELYRRPRTEFTASFVGNANLLPVTVRSAAAGSGGAVVSFAGTELTVTGADGAADGATATLCVRPHLVALGEGPNVLRGRIAEVQWRGSTHRLLVDVDGHRVKADVRELRDTPALGDTATLHFAADDAVLLTAGVTADGTPDVTADGAPDVTADGAPGVTADGVAPANSGAGASAGAGASDG
- a CDS encoding 2-aminoethylphosphonate ABC transporter permease subunit; translation: MASTTAVVATARTAPAAPRSLPRCVWALPPVVVLALVFLYPLALVVQQSFTLDTGGTSVAPYTQVFASDAFRRALTTTVWLAVGSTVGCLVLGFVLAVVIAFVPFPGGKAVARFIDVFLSFPSFLITLALLFVYGSVGMANGAWTDLTGAHQGPFQFLTTPWGVLLAEITYFTPFVMRPLLAAFSQLDTAQLEVASSLGAGPARIVRRIILPEALPALAAGGSLVLVMCLNEFGIVLFTGAKGVTTLPMLVYSKAILESDYPAACVVAVVNVAISVGLYSLYRMVARRAGA
- a CDS encoding ABC transporter permease, which produces MLVHSRTGKWTTWVVFFALFLPLFALPLLVILLASFATNWSGALPSGATVSHYAAATSGDSLQALTTSLITAACASVLALTLGTWAALAGAALKKRGRRFMDALFMLPVAVPPVVVGLAVLVAFSKPPVLLNGTSTIVILAHTILVTAFAHRSVSAAILRLDPVYEQAAASLGARPSYVLWRVRLPLLLPSLTAAAGLCFALSMGELSATMMLYPPDWTPLPVQIFATTDRGSLFTGAAVAVVLMAATLLVLSGVSRIRTRALYR
- a CDS encoding 2-aminoethylphosphonate ABC transporter substrate-binding protein; the protein is MRHSIKPLAAVAGALVLASSLSACGGSSAASDAKVVTVYSADGLKGENNDGWYDRVFKDFQKQTGIKVNYVEGGSGEVVQRTVREKSNTQADVLVTLPPFIQQADAEGLLQKYTPKGSDQVAPADKGADGTWTSVVNNYFGFIYNKKELKTAPTTWDELLGGKYKNKLQYSTPGVAGDGTAVLIKAMHDFGSKQAAMTFLGRLQANNVGPSASTGKLAPKVDKGEILAANGDVQMSYAQSKTMPNLGIWFPAKAGGKPTTFALPYAAGLVSKAPHSVNGRKLLDFMLAEQAQKQVSEISGGFSSRKDINASDANATALSALMKGVDVFAPDWNDISKNLTSYVGDWQSATHS